One region of Gloeocapsopsis sp. IPPAS B-1203 genomic DNA includes:
- the tsaD gene encoding tRNA (adenosine(37)-N6)-threonylcarbamoyltransferase complex transferase subunit TsaD codes for MSTVLSIETSCDETAVAIVKNRQVCSSIVNSQIPIHQQYGGVVPEVASRQHLEIINQAIALALTQANLTWQDIDGIAATCAPGLVGALLVGVTAAKTLAMVRQKPFIGVHHLEGHIYANYLSEPSLEPPFLSLLVSGGHTSLIYVKDCGVYETLGETRDDAAGEAFDKVARLLKLGYPGGPVIDKLAQEGNAKTFGLPEGNISQPGGGYHPYDSSFSGLKTAVLRLVQQLEKEAQPLPVADIAASFQESVARSLTKRAIACARDYGLTTIAVGGGVAANSGLRHHLTTAATAHNLRVLFPPLKFCTDNAAMIGCAAADHLDRGHTSPLTLGVQSRLPLTHVMQLYREEN; via the coding sequence ATGTCAACTGTTTTATCAATAGAAACGAGCTGTGACGAAACTGCAGTAGCAATTGTTAAAAATCGTCAAGTTTGTAGTAGTATTGTTAACTCACAAATTCCTATTCACCAACAATATGGTGGGGTTGTTCCGGAAGTCGCTTCGCGCCAACATTTAGAAATTATTAATCAGGCGATCGCTCTTGCTTTGACGCAAGCAAATCTTACTTGGCAAGACATTGATGGAATAGCAGCCACTTGCGCTCCAGGTCTTGTGGGAGCTTTATTAGTTGGAGTCACCGCAGCAAAAACTTTAGCAATGGTGCGACAAAAGCCATTTATTGGCGTGCATCATCTTGAAGGTCACATTTACGCAAATTATCTGAGTGAACCAAGTTTAGAACCGCCATTTTTAAGTTTGCTGGTTTCAGGCGGTCATACAAGCTTAATCTATGTCAAAGATTGTGGAGTATACGAAACTTTAGGCGAAACCCGCGATGATGCAGCAGGAGAAGCATTTGATAAAGTAGCGCGGTTATTAAAACTTGGTTATCCTGGCGGTCCTGTCATTGATAAACTAGCCCAAGAAGGTAACGCTAAAACCTTTGGGCTACCTGAAGGCAATATTTCACAGCCAGGGGGTGGGTATCATCCTTATGATTCTAGTTTTAGCGGGTTAAAAACAGCAGTTCTACGGTTAGTACAGCAACTTGAAAAAGAAGCACAACCATTACCTGTAGCAGATATTGCCGCAAGTTTTCAGGAGAGTGTTGCGCGATCGCTAACTAAACGAGCGATCGCCTGTGCGCGAGATTACGGTTTAACCACAATAGCTGTTGGTGGTGGTGTAGCCGCTAATAGTGGCTTGAGACATCATTTAACGACTGCTGCTACTGCACACAACTTGCGCGTATTATTTCCCCCACTTAAATTTTGCACTGACAATGCAGCCATGATAGGTTGTGCTGCTGCGGATCACCTCGATCGCGGTCATACTTCCCCACTCACTTTAGGTGTCCAATCGCGATTACCCCTTACTCATGTCATGCAGTTGTACCGAGAGGAAAACTAG
- a CDS encoding NFACT RNA binding domain-containing protein produces the protein MQSVDFTTLTATYREICATWLPARVEQVYQRDRFWIAIGLRTLKQRGWLDISWHPQAARICIGDPPPRKPDTFAFSQQILHQLSGLALISIEAIAPWERVLDLQFARRPGENPLFHLYVEVMGKHSNVILTAANQEIITAAQQVSLQKSRIRPVQTGQPYESPPSLTNDAPNLQESQQRWQEKVSLVPGALKRCLLKSYRGLSPALVESMVCTANLDPEQSTETLTASDWEQLFQRWQEWLQALEKSHFQPGWTTKGYTVLGWEMIQPVKNLQELLNQYYTAALNRQEFLQLRQQLSQKLKNLLEKLQTKADNFSDRLQQSDQADEYRQQADLLMAHLQAWEPGMKKITLADFETGEPVTIALEPEKNGVQNAQNLYKRSGKLKRARGAVEPLLAEVNAEIAYLQQVEAAIAQTERYHTDADLEALKEIREELIQQRYLEDSEYTRRSDTNTASTNFHRYRTPSGFELFIGRNNRQNDYLTFRFAGDYDLWFHAQEIPGSHVLLRLDPGAVPETADLQFTADFAAYYSRSRQSDQVPVVCTEPKYVYKPKGAKPGIAIYKNERILWGQPQRVEVYLNEGQVIND, from the coding sequence TTGCAATCAGTTGACTTTACAACACTAACGGCTACTTATAGAGAGATCTGTGCAACTTGGCTACCGGCGCGGGTCGAACAAGTATATCAACGCGATCGCTTTTGGATCGCGATCGGATTACGTACGCTCAAACAACGAGGCTGGCTAGATATTTCATGGCATCCCCAAGCTGCGCGAATTTGTATTGGCGATCCACCACCGCGCAAGCCTGATACTTTTGCTTTTAGCCAGCAAATTTTACATCAACTCAGTGGTTTAGCTTTAATCAGCATCGAGGCGATCGCCCCTTGGGAACGCGTACTTGATTTGCAATTTGCCCGTCGTCCTGGCGAAAATCCATTATTTCACCTTTACGTGGAGGTGATGGGCAAACATAGTAATGTTATTCTCACAGCTGCCAATCAAGAGATTATCACTGCGGCGCAGCAAGTTAGCTTGCAAAAGTCCCGCATCCGTCCAGTACAAACTGGACAACCTTACGAATCTCCACCTAGCCTGACAAATGATGCTCCTAATTTGCAAGAATCACAACAACGTTGGCAAGAAAAAGTCAGTTTAGTACCTGGTGCATTAAAACGCTGCCTACTTAAAAGCTATCGTGGCTTAAGTCCGGCTTTAGTTGAATCAATGGTATGCACGGCAAATCTCGATCCGGAACAATCAACCGAGACATTAACAGCTTCTGATTGGGAACAACTGTTTCAACGCTGGCAAGAATGGTTACAAGCTTTAGAAAAATCACACTTTCAACCAGGCTGGACAACTAAAGGATACACCGTACTCGGCTGGGAGATGATTCAGCCAGTCAAAAATCTGCAAGAGTTACTCAACCAATACTACACTGCAGCTCTTAATCGGCAGGAATTTCTGCAGTTACGTCAGCAGCTAAGTCAGAAATTGAAAAATCTTTTGGAGAAGTTGCAAACGAAAGCCGATAACTTTAGCGATCGCCTGCAGCAATCAGATCAAGCTGATGAGTATAGACAACAAGCTGATTTATTGATGGCACATCTCCAGGCTTGGGAACCAGGGATGAAAAAAATTACCCTAGCAGACTTCGAGACGGGTGAACCAGTCACAATTGCTTTAGAACCTGAAAAAAATGGTGTGCAAAATGCCCAGAATCTCTACAAGCGCAGTGGTAAGCTGAAGCGGGCGCGTGGTGCGGTAGAACCACTACTCGCAGAAGTTAATGCAGAAATTGCCTATTTACAGCAAGTGGAAGCTGCGATCGCCCAAACTGAACGATACCACACCGATGCCGATCTGGAAGCCCTTAAAGAAATTCGCGAAGAATTAATTCAACAACGATATCTAGAAGATTCCGAGTACACGCGTCGTAGTGACACCAATACTGCTAGCACTAACTTTCATCGCTACCGCACCCCTAGTGGTTTTGAATTATTCATTGGTCGTAATAATCGCCAAAATGACTATTTAACCTTTCGCTTTGCAGGAGATTATGATTTGTGGTTTCATGCACAAGAAATTCCTGGAAGTCACGTTTTACTACGTCTCGATCCTGGCGCAGTTCCAGAAACTGCTGATTTACAGTTTACGGCTGATTTTGCAGCTTACTACAGTCGTTCTCGCCAAAGTGACCAAGTTCCAGTTGTTTGCACTGAACCGAAATACGTTTACAAGCCTAAAGGTGCAAAACCAGGAATTGCCATCTACAAAAATGAACGCATTCTATGGGGACAGCCTCAACGTGTAGAAGTTTATCTTAATGAGGGGCAAGTGATTAATGATTAG
- the gmk gene encoding guanylate kinase, with translation MTPVLSIQGSTTPLNCLPEGKLIVLTGPSGVGKGTLVRALLQRHPELYFSISVTTRTPRPGEIHGKQYYFVSRSEFQQMIKQDKLLEWAEFAGNYYGTPRDAVLEQISKGKCVLLEIELEGARQICQSYPEAKRIFIMPPSLAELEQRLRGRAQDAPEAIARRLQRAKDEISAAHEFDVQIVNDDFDTAVDAIASTVFSFCGIA, from the coding sequence ATGACGCCAGTTTTATCAATTCAAGGTTCAACTACACCACTAAATTGCCTCCCCGAAGGCAAACTAATTGTCTTGACTGGTCCTAGCGGAGTTGGTAAAGGCACGCTGGTACGCGCGCTGCTACAGCGTCATCCTGAATTATATTTTTCCATTTCTGTGACTACCCGCACTCCTCGTCCTGGTGAAATTCACGGCAAACAATACTATTTTGTTAGCCGCAGCGAGTTTCAACAAATGATTAAGCAAGATAAATTACTTGAATGGGCAGAGTTTGCAGGTAACTATTACGGTACGCCCCGCGATGCAGTTCTCGAACAAATCTCTAAAGGTAAGTGTGTTCTTTTAGAAATTGAACTCGAAGGCGCGCGACAAATTTGTCAGTCTTACCCTGAGGCAAAGCGAATTTTTATTATGCCTCCCTCTTTGGCAGAACTAGAACAGCGCTTACGCGGTCGCGCTCAAGATGCACCAGAAGCGATCGCACGTCGTTTGCAACGCGCTAAAGACGAAATTAGTGCCGCACATGAATTTGACGTTCAAATTGTTAATGATGATTTTGACACTGCTGTAGACGCAATCGCATCTACAGTATTTAGCTTTTGTGGTATTGCTTGA
- a CDS encoding iron uptake porin: MQQKSQRLQVNSASSLMLAISTAAIASVSHPVLAQEAATESNSSALSQVTSVSQLSDVQPTDWAFQALQSLVERYGCIAGYPDGTYRGNRALTRYEFAAGLNACLDRVNELIATASANQVTRADLATLQRLQEEFAAEVATLRGRTDALEATVAELEANQFSTTTQLTGEVVVGAAGIISGQNTDGNDLDDSTILGHRTRLEFNTSFTGNDQLYTLISTGNFPGFSDVTGITEGELSFTQDEANDIGLESLLYSFPLGERTEVVLGLSGGAFYDYTDTLNVLDGDGGSGALSAFGTRNPIYNLGDGAGLGIRQQLGNSLELSLGYLATDASSPLDGSGLFNGPYAGIAQLVLRPSDRFNVGLTYINSYKASDTGAGSSRASFARFDDAFFENLNLDPVEVPTASNSYGVQLSWQISNNFVLGGWAGYTNTRLLSTLGGLLERGDSDIFNYAVTLAFPDLGREGNLLGIVVGMEPRLTSTGVTLNPAAAAELVAANPNVVLPDLGEDEDMSLHIEAFYQLQLTDNFAITPGVIWITAPDFNNANQDIVIGAIRTTFSF, encoded by the coding sequence ATGCAGCAAAAATCGCAGCGTTTGCAGGTTAATTCTGCTTCCAGTTTGATGCTAGCGATTAGTACCGCAGCGATCGCATCTGTCAGTCATCCAGTATTAGCACAGGAAGCTGCAACTGAATCTAACTCAAGTGCGCTTTCGCAGGTGACATCCGTTTCGCAGTTATCTGACGTGCAACCGACAGACTGGGCATTTCAGGCACTACAATCTTTGGTAGAGCGTTATGGCTGTATCGCAGGTTATCCTGATGGTACTTATCGCGGTAATCGTGCATTAACAAGATACGAATTTGCTGCAGGTTTGAATGCTTGTCTCGATCGAGTTAATGAACTAATTGCGACTGCATCAGCAAACCAAGTCACGCGCGCAGACTTAGCAACACTCCAAAGACTACAAGAAGAATTTGCAGCGGAAGTTGCAACACTACGCGGTCGTACTGATGCGCTAGAAGCTACTGTCGCTGAATTAGAAGCGAATCAATTTTCGACGACAACCCAATTAACAGGCGAAGTCGTCGTAGGCGCAGCAGGAATTATTTCTGGACAAAACACCGACGGTAACGATCTTGATGACTCAACAATCTTGGGACATAGAACGCGTCTTGAATTTAATACAAGTTTTACAGGAAACGATCAACTTTATACACTCATTTCAACAGGCAATTTCCCAGGATTTTCTGACGTCACTGGAATTACTGAAGGAGAACTCTCTTTTACCCAAGATGAAGCTAATGATATTGGACTTGAATCACTTTTGTATAGTTTCCCCCTCGGAGAAAGGACAGAAGTTGTTCTCGGCTTAAGTGGTGGTGCCTTTTACGACTATACTGATACTTTGAATGTATTAGATGGTGATGGTGGTTCTGGGGCGCTGTCTGCGTTTGGTACTCGTAACCCGATTTATAACCTTGGTGATGGTGCCGGCTTAGGCATTCGTCAACAACTCGGCAATAGCCTAGAACTTAGTTTAGGATATCTAGCAACCGATGCAAGTAGCCCACTTGATGGTAGTGGTTTGTTTAATGGACCTTATGCGGGTATTGCCCAATTAGTCTTAAGACCAAGCGATCGCTTTAATGTTGGTTTAACTTACATCAACTCTTATAAAGCGAGCGATACTGGTGCTGGAAGTAGTCGTGCTTCATTTGCACGCTTTGATGACGCTTTCTTCGAGAATTTGAACTTAGATCCAGTTGAAGTTCCTACCGCTAGCAACTCCTACGGCGTACAGCTTTCATGGCAAATTAGTAATAACTTTGTTCTCGGTGGCTGGGCTGGTTACACCAATACGCGCTTACTTTCTACCCTAGGTGGACTACTCGAACGTGGTGATAGCGATATCTTCAATTACGCAGTAACACTTGCTTTTCCTGATCTTGGTCGCGAAGGAAATTTACTTGGTATTGTTGTCGGTATGGAACCTCGATTAACTAGCACTGGCGTTACCCTTAATCCAGCCGCAGCAGCAGAACTCGTCGCCGCTAACCCTAATGTGGTACTTCCTGATTTGGGCGAAGATGAAGACATGTCATTACACATTGAAGCGTTTTATCAGCTACAGCTCACAGACAATTTTGCGATTACTCCTGGAGTTATTTGGATTACAGCACCTGATTTTAATAATGCCAATCAAGATATCGTAATTGGGGCAATCAGAACAACCTTCTCCTTCTAA
- a CDS encoding Photosystem I reaction center subunit III, whose translation MRRLFALVLVIGLWFNFAPQALAVGAGLVPCSESPEFIQRAASARNTTADPNSGQKRFERYAQELCGPEGLPHLIVDGRLNHAGDFLIPSILFLYIAGWIGWVGRAYLQAIKKRDSTEMREVIIDVPTALPLMLSGFTWPLAAVKELLSGELVAKDDEIPVSPR comes from the coding sequence ATGCGACGATTGTTTGCTCTAGTTCTTGTCATTGGTTTATGGTTTAATTTTGCCCCACAGGCATTAGCCGTTGGTGCAGGACTAGTGCCTTGTAGCGAGTCTCCAGAATTTATTCAAAGAGCAGCTTCTGCTCGAAATACGACTGCTGATCCTAATTCGGGGCAAAAGCGATTTGAGCGTTATGCTCAAGAATTATGTGGTCCTGAGGGCTTACCTCACTTGATTGTAGATGGTCGTCTTAATCATGCTGGTGACTTTCTGATTCCTAGCATTCTCTTTCTCTATATTGCCGGTTGGATTGGCTGGGTAGGACGTGCCTATCTCCAAGCAATTAAAAAGCGCGATTCTACAGAAATGCGAGAAGTCATTATTGACGTGCCTACAGCACTGCCACTAATGCTATCAGGCTTTACTTGGCCTCTCGCCGCTGTTAAGGAATTGCTCTCAGGGGAATTAGTTGCCAAGGATGACGAAATTCCAGTTTCTCCACGCTAG
- a CDS encoding Photosystem I reaction center subunit IX, whose translation MQKKGDNQNYLLRYLSLSPVLLFALLSFTAVLLIVFNYLYPDLLFHPLP comes from the coding sequence ATGCAAAAGAAAGGCGACAATCAAAACTATTTACTCCGCTATCTTTCTTTAAGCCCAGTATTACTTTTTGCTTTATTGAGTTTTACTGCAGTTCTGTTGATTGTCTTTAATTATCTATATCCTGACCTTCTTTTCCATCCGCTGCCATAA
- the remA gene encoding extracellular matrix/biofilm regulator RemA translates to MDIQLINIGFGNIVSANRVVAIVSPESAPIKRIISDAKDRNQLIDATYGRRTRAVIITDSSHVILSAIQPETVANRFVVNRDHSSE, encoded by the coding sequence ATGGACATTCAGCTAATCAACATCGGGTTTGGTAATATCGTATCTGCCAACCGAGTCGTTGCCATAGTCAGTCCAGAGTCTGCTCCCATTAAGCGTATCATTAGCGATGCTAAGGATCGCAACCAGTTGATTGACGCCACCTATGGTCGTCGCACTCGGGCTGTTATTATTACCGATTCTAGTCATGTGATTCTCTCAGCAATTCAACCGGAAACGGTAGCAAATCGTTTTGTAGTGAATCGCGATCATAGTTCGGAATAG
- a CDS encoding photosystem I reaction center subunit XI has translation MAQAIDASKNRPSDPRNQEVVYPSRRDPQIGNLETPINSSSLVKWFINNLPAYRPGITPLRRGLEVGMAHGYWLLGPFAKLGPLRDTDVANIAGLLSTLGMVVISTLAVSLYATSNPPKPVATVTVPNPPDTFDTTEGWNTFASGFLIGGVGGAVVAYFILANIELIQNIFK, from the coding sequence ATGGCGCAAGCAATAGATGCATCTAAAAATCGTCCCAGCGATCCGCGAAATCAAGAAGTTGTTTATCCTTCAAGACGAGATCCTCAAATTGGTAATCTGGAAACACCAATCAATAGCTCTTCTTTAGTCAAGTGGTTTATCAATAACTTACCAGCTTATCGCCCTGGTATCACTCCCTTGAGAAGAGGGCTAGAAGTTGGTATGGCACATGGTTATTGGCTGCTAGGTCCTTTTGCTAAGTTAGGTCCATTACGCGATACTGATGTAGCAAATATTGCTGGATTGCTATCTACTTTAGGTATGGTTGTTATTTCCACTCTAGCAGTCTCGTTGTACGCAACCAGTAACCCACCAAAACCAGTTGCTACAGTAACTGTCCCAAATCCTCCTGACACCTTTGACACTACAGAAGGCTGGAATACTTTTGCAAGTGGCTTTTTAATCGGTGGTGTTGGTGGGGCTGTAGTTGCCTACTTCATCCTAGCTAACATTGAATTAATTCAAAACATATTCAAGTAA